From Candidatus Binatia bacterium, the proteins below share one genomic window:
- a CDS encoding DsrE family protein: protein MAKYLLIESRDPFDSADSEYFAGLVQGIAKRGNEATLFLIQNGVLPARKGSKYNGVISDLIKNKVKVVADRFSLKERGIRRLAEGVDTADTDRLVDLLLEPGTKAIWH, encoded by the coding sequence ATGGCAAAATATCTACTGATCGAATCGAGAGATCCCTTCGACAGCGCGGACTCTGAATATTTCGCCGGTCTGGTCCAGGGGATCGCCAAGAGAGGGAACGAGGCGACGCTGTTTCTCATACAGAATGGGGTTCTTCCGGCGCGCAAGGGATCGAAGTACAACGGCGTCATCTCCGATCTGATCAAGAACAAAGTCAAGGTGGTCGCCGATCGCTTCTCGCTGAAAGAGCGCGGAATACGCCGGCTCGCCGAAGGCGTCGATACCGCGGACACGGACCGGCTCGTGGATTTGCTCCTCGAGCCGGGCACGAAAGCAATTTGGCATTAA
- the nadA gene encoding quinolinate synthase NadA, which produces MESSLYVEQKNPRELYEHLARLEDAHAYTPESCEQFAGQIREIHRLKKQRNAVILAHNYQRPEIFEVADFIGDSLELARQATRIDADLIVFCGVHFMAESAKILNPEKTVLLPDLRAGCSLADSVTAERLAERKEELRRLYPDLAVVSYVNTTADVKAESDACCTSSNAAKVVNALPNRHILFVPDENLARYVQQNSDKTIIAGDGNCYVHHQITPDEIMNVKEKLPHVKVLVHPECRADVLALADAVLSTSGMVQYATESAASEFLVVTECGLSDRLLLELPEKKFYKACKLCRYMKMITLEDTLDSLQRMRYEITLDEDVRARAEVALRKMFELGR; this is translated from the coding sequence ATGGAATCGTCGCTTTACGTCGAACAAAAAAATCCGCGCGAGCTTTACGAGCACCTCGCGCGTCTGGAAGATGCGCATGCCTACACTCCCGAGAGCTGCGAACAATTCGCCGGGCAGATCCGGGAAATCCACCGGCTCAAGAAGCAACGCAACGCCGTGATCCTCGCCCACAATTACCAGAGGCCGGAGATCTTCGAGGTAGCGGACTTCATCGGCGATTCGCTGGAGTTGGCACGGCAAGCGACTCGAATCGACGCCGACCTCATCGTTTTTTGCGGCGTCCATTTCATGGCCGAGAGCGCGAAGATATTGAACCCGGAGAAGACCGTGCTGCTGCCGGATCTTCGCGCCGGCTGTTCGCTCGCCGACAGCGTCACGGCCGAGCGCCTCGCCGAGCGCAAAGAAGAGCTGCGTCGGCTCTATCCCGATCTGGCCGTGGTGAGCTACGTCAACACGACCGCGGACGTGAAAGCGGAATCGGACGCTTGCTGCACCTCGTCGAACGCTGCAAAAGTCGTCAATGCCTTGCCCAACCGGCACATTCTTTTCGTCCCGGACGAGAACCTCGCGCGCTACGTGCAGCAGAACAGCGACAAGACAATCATCGCCGGGGACGGCAACTGCTACGTCCATCATCAAATCACGCCGGATGAGATCATGAACGTCAAAGAGAAGCTCCCGCACGTCAAAGTTCTCGTCCATCCGGAGTGCCGCGCGGACGTTCTGGCGCTGGCAGACGCCGTCTTGAGCACCAGCGGCATGGTCCAGTACGCGACGGAGAGCGCGGCTTCTGAGTTTCTGGTCGTGACCGAATGCGGCCTGTCCGACCGGCTGCTGCTCGAACTGCCCGAGAAGAAATTCTACAAAGCCTGCAAGCTCTGCCGCTACATGAAGATGATCACGCTGGAAGATACCCTTGATTCTCTGCAGCGCATGCGCTACGAGATCACCCTCGACGAAGACGTTCGCGCCCGCGCCGAAGTGGCGCTCAGAAAAATGTTCGAGCTCGGCCGATAG
- a CDS encoding MFS transporter, whose amino-acid sequence MRAPSIATVFGLGELSPEKRRALALVYGSSLALMMGFNFIQPALPALIEPFAISDSALALIMTVFTGPAIVLSPIFGIMADLYGRRHLLAWGLILFGLSGAAMAFAPTFGWLLTFRAIQGIGFSAVIPLTIVLIGDLLEGDYEIGGQGLKVFIDRVGYLILPPLGGILAAIAWFWPFLLYFLAVPMGLCCLLWMPETKGTHHDDNWKYLKDMFRLTRHPRLMVAFCGGFLRFFLDYGFLTYLPLFVVRTHSVSTATAGLLYVFFSTGAMLTASQAGRLAAGRDKAKLLFIAFVVCGIAMVAVPFMPGVWLVGAVLFFYGLGNGVISPMQKSLLTQNAPAELRGGIISFDRLLQQVSKTLSTTLVGILLVATSIPTIFWLLGVLSIISVVLMAVLLPKRN is encoded by the coding sequence ATGCGCGCGCCTTCCATCGCGACCGTCTTCGGCCTGGGAGAACTCTCGCCCGAAAAGCGCAGGGCGCTCGCGCTCGTCTACGGCTCGAGCTTGGCGCTGATGATGGGCTTCAACTTCATCCAACCGGCCCTTCCCGCTCTGATCGAGCCGTTCGCCATCAGCGACTCGGCCTTGGCGCTGATCATGACCGTCTTCACGGGGCCGGCGATCGTCCTGTCGCCGATCTTCGGAATCATGGCGGACCTTTACGGCCGGCGCCATCTGCTGGCGTGGGGACTGATTCTCTTCGGTCTCAGCGGCGCCGCGATGGCGTTCGCGCCGACGTTCGGCTGGCTTCTCACGTTCCGCGCCATTCAAGGAATCGGTTTCAGCGCGGTGATCCCGCTGACCATTGTTCTGATCGGCGACCTTCTCGAAGGAGACTACGAAATCGGCGGCCAGGGCCTGAAGGTTTTCATCGACCGCGTCGGCTATCTTATTTTGCCGCCGCTCGGCGGTATCCTCGCCGCTATCGCATGGTTCTGGCCGTTTCTCCTTTATTTCCTCGCCGTGCCTATGGGACTATGCTGCCTCTTGTGGATGCCCGAAACTAAAGGGACCCATCACGACGACAACTGGAAGTATCTCAAAGACATGTTCCGCCTCACGCGCCACCCGCGCTTGATGGTCGCGTTTTGCGGCGGCTTCCTGAGATTTTTTCTCGACTACGGATTTCTCACCTACTTGCCTCTTTTCGTCGTGCGCACGCATTCGGTCTCGACGGCGACCGCCGGGCTTCTCTACGTTTTCTTTTCCACCGGCGCGATGCTGACCGCGAGCCAGGCAGGAAGGTTGGCGGCGGGGCGGGACAAAGCCAAACTGCTTTTTATCGCTTTCGTCGTCTGCGGCATCGCGATGGTCGCCGTGCCGTTCATGCCCGGAGTCTGGCTCGTCGGCGCCGTGCTGTTCTTCTACGGCCTGGGCAACGGCGTGATCTCGCCGATGCAGAAGAGCCTGCTCACGCAAAACGCGCCCGCCGAGCTGCGCGGCGGAATCATTTCGTTCGACCGATTGCTCCAGCAGGTATCGAAGACTCTTTCCACGACTCTCGTCGGTATTCTTCTCGTCGCGACGAGCATCCCGACGATTTTTTGGCTGCTCGGCGTTCTTTCTATCATCAGCGTCGTCCTGATGGCCGTCCTGCTGCCGAAGAGAAACTAA
- a CDS encoding chaperone modulator CbpM yields MARKYLRIAEIIDLCCVDEDFIRRLEQESLITPIVRDRQKLYPLEEVDRIRVAHLLIEEMGVNLEGAEVALHMREQMIAMQRRFNELLKRLSRELKK; encoded by the coding sequence ATGGCACGAAAATACCTTCGCATCGCGGAAATCATCGACCTCTGCTGCGTCGACGAGGACTTCATCCGGCGCCTGGAACAGGAGAGCCTCATCACTCCCATCGTGCGCGACCGCCAGAAGCTCTATCCGCTGGAAGAGGTCGATCGCATCCGCGTCGCGCATCTCCTCATCGAAGAGATGGGCGTCAATCTCGAAGGCGCCGAAGTCGCGCTCCACATGCGCGAGCAGATGATCGCCATGCAGCGCCGGTTCAACGAATTGCTGAAACGCCTGAGTCGGGAGTTGAAGAAATAG
- a CDS encoding DsrE family protein yields the protein MASGKTVTVAIMDAPYESANSTTALRIVQSALEKGHNVNVFAYEGAVNLTMKAQAPHPNPVKGTSVEQEAHPTTKDWVSALFKLAREKDAKLDWVNCGLCVDERGAGDWIEGPRRGGPKDFLDASSASSATLVIPTK from the coding sequence ATGGCTTCTGGAAAAACAGTGACGGTGGCGATCATGGATGCTCCTTACGAGTCTGCGAACTCGACGACCGCGCTGCGCATCGTTCAGTCCGCTTTGGAGAAGGGGCACAACGTCAACGTCTTTGCCTACGAGGGCGCCGTCAATCTCACCATGAAGGCGCAGGCGCCCCATCCGAATCCGGTCAAGGGAACCTCCGTCGAGCAGGAAGCGCACCCGACGACGAAGGATTGGGTCTCCGCGCTGTTCAAGCTGGCGAGGGAAAAAGACGCGAAGCTCGACTGGGTGAACTGCGGCCTCTGCGTGGACGAGCGCGGCGCCGGCGACTGGATCGAAGGGCCGCGGCGCGGAGGACCGAAAGATTTTCTCGACGCCTCATCGGCGAGCAGCGCAACGCTCGTCATCCCGACCAAGTAA
- a CDS encoding ornithine cyclodeaminase family protein: MILLLGPDDITGLITMKEAVEAMEQGLKDWAGNRELGALRRRVHAPSGARVTVHQGAPASAGVTGLLTHCEQVVIHADGRQTYAVRGRPVRVIYNADNSELLAVTIGEVRVRELPEVNNVATVPTASATAVGVKLLARKNSRRIGILGSGGQARCQLVACKAVLPGLEEAKVYSPTPENRAKFAAEMTELLDIEVRPVGSTREAIQGVDVLLSVTNANVPTFDGNWLEPGMHLCSIVSSNIGLLRGGFIRQKRREVDDATLKRADIIACNSKEQERLDEPGILWDPIQQGIISWEKVWDFMDLLSGQVPGRISERQISFFKNNASWGVGDQAIGALLYRRALERGIGTRLPIDGAEYRE, from the coding sequence ATGATTTTATTGCTTGGTCCGGACGACATCACCGGCCTCATCACGATGAAGGAAGCCGTGGAAGCGATGGAGCAGGGGCTCAAAGATTGGGCCGGGAATCGTGAGCTCGGCGCGTTGCGCCGGCGCGTGCATGCTCCGTCGGGCGCGCGAGTGACGGTCCATCAGGGCGCCCCAGCCTCGGCCGGGGTAACAGGATTGCTCACCCATTGCGAGCAGGTGGTTATCCATGCCGACGGCCGGCAGACCTATGCCGTGCGCGGCCGTCCGGTGCGCGTGATTTACAATGCGGATAACTCGGAGCTTCTCGCCGTGACGATCGGCGAGGTGAGAGTGCGCGAGCTTCCGGAGGTCAACAATGTAGCGACCGTTCCCACAGCCTCGGCGACGGCGGTGGGAGTGAAGCTGCTCGCGCGCAAGAATTCGCGCCGCATCGGCATTCTGGGTTCCGGGGGACAGGCCCGCTGCCAGCTTGTGGCCTGCAAGGCGGTGCTTCCCGGGTTGGAGGAAGCCAAGGTCTATAGTCCCACGCCTGAGAACCGCGCGAAATTTGCGGCGGAGATGACCGAGCTTCTCGACATCGAAGTCCGGCCGGTCGGAAGCACGCGGGAAGCGATCCAGGGCGTCGACGTTCTTCTCTCGGTTACAAACGCGAACGTTCCTACTTTCGACGGCAACTGGCTGGAGCCGGGAATGCATCTCTGCTCGATCGTTTCGAGCAATATCGGGCTCCTCCGCGGGGGTTTCATCAGGCAAAAACGGCGGGAAGTCGACGACGCGACGCTGAAGCGCGCCGATATCATTGCGTGCAATTCAAAAGAGCAGGAAAGGCTGGACGAGCCCGGGATTCTCTGGGATCCCATTCAGCAGGGAATCATCTCATGGGAGAAGGTGTGGGATTTCATGGATCTGCTCAGCGGCCAAGTGCCGGGCCGGATCAGCGAGCGGCAAATCAGCTTCTTCAAGAACAACGCTTCCTGGGGCGTCGGCGATCAGGCGATCGGCGCGCTTCTTTACCGGCGCGCTCTGGAGCGGGGAATCGGAACCAGGCTCCCGATCGACGGCGCCGAGTACCGGGAATAA
- a CDS encoding DnaJ C-terminal domain-containing protein: protein MAERDFYKILGVERGASQDEIRKVYRKLARKYHPDINPGNKEAEAKFKDISAAHDVLSDPEKRKLYDEFGEAGLASGFDADKARTYKQWQEQASRTGGSYGGGFSAQEFDINDLGDIFGDLGGIFGRGRRQTQTGPVQGQDIEAAMDIDFLDAVRGFQTALSLQRPDGAGNAQPETIRVNIPPGAETGRRIRIPGKGGPGVRGGPPGDLYITPRIRPHPLLTREGRDLTMDLPITIGEAIRGATVEVPTPTGPVKVKIPPGAQSGQLLRVKGKGVPAHGKSPAGDLYLRLMVQVPKNGVPREAVEKVDQAYDEDVRKNLRL, encoded by the coding sequence ATGGCCGAACGTGACTTTTACAAAATTTTGGGCGTCGAGCGCGGCGCATCTCAGGACGAAATCCGCAAGGTGTACCGCAAGCTCGCGCGTAAGTATCACCCCGACATTAATCCGGGGAACAAAGAAGCCGAAGCGAAATTCAAAGACATCTCCGCGGCGCACGACGTCCTAAGCGATCCCGAGAAGCGCAAACTCTACGACGAGTTCGGCGAGGCCGGGCTCGCTTCCGGATTTGACGCGGACAAAGCCCGGACTTACAAGCAGTGGCAGGAGCAGGCTTCCCGTACAGGCGGATCGTACGGTGGCGGCTTCAGCGCGCAGGAATTCGACATCAACGATCTCGGCGACATCTTCGGCGATCTCGGTGGTATATTCGGGAGAGGCCGCCGCCAAACGCAAACCGGTCCCGTGCAGGGCCAGGATATCGAAGCGGCGATGGACATCGACTTTCTCGATGCCGTGCGCGGCTTTCAAACCGCGCTGTCGCTGCAGCGTCCCGACGGCGCGGGCAACGCGCAGCCGGAAACGATTCGCGTCAACATACCGCCGGGAGCGGAAACCGGGAGGCGCATCCGGATCCCGGGAAAAGGCGGACCCGGCGTTCGCGGCGGACCGCCGGGGGATCTCTACATCACTCCGCGAATCAGGCCCCATCCCCTGCTCACGCGGGAAGGCAGAGATCTCACAATGGACCTCCCGATTACCATCGGCGAAGCGATCCGCGGCGCGACCGTCGAAGTGCCAACGCCGACCGGCCCGGTAAAAGTAAAAATTCCGCCGGGCGCGCAGAGCGGCCAGCTTCTGCGCGTCAAAGGCAAGGGAGTGCCCGCGCACGGGAAATCGCCGGCCGGAGATTTATATCTGCGGCTGATGGTTCAGGTGCCGAAGAACGGCGTGCCCCGGGAAGCGGTGGAGAAAGTCGACCAGGCTTACGACGAAGACGTACGTAAAAACTTGCGGCTATAG
- a CDS encoding DsrE family protein, translated as MPKILNIVETAYRGTLEEQDDTILWLTHMLKNAGADISLLLRANAVNYGAKGQDASGLHFGEIKMTHPPEIDKDIEKMMEKGVSMYLVEEDARERGLTDDDLLSGVRRIKRQGIPELIDEHDQVWHW; from the coding sequence ATGCCGAAGATTTTGAATATTGTCGAAACCGCCTACCGGGGAACTTTAGAAGAGCAGGACGACACGATCCTCTGGCTGACCCACATGCTGAAGAACGCCGGGGCGGACATCTCGCTTCTCTTACGCGCGAACGCGGTGAACTACGGCGCCAAAGGCCAGGACGCGTCGGGTCTGCATTTCGGCGAGATCAAAATGACGCACCCGCCGGAGATCGACAAAGACATCGAGAAGATGATGGAGAAAGGCGTCTCGATGTATCTGGTCGAAGAGGATGCGCGCGAGCGGGGATTGACCGACGACGATCTCTTGAGCGGCGTCCGAAGGATCAAGCGACAGGGGATTCCCGAGCTCATCGACGAGCACGATCAAGTCTGGCACTGGTAG
- the glgP gene encoding alpha-glucan family phosphorylase has product MESTTGFPVLPERISGLGKLAFDLWWTWNEEGREVFRRLDYHLWRLTEHNPVRMLQMVPRERLEQAAADASFLAVYDCAMEALKRALTSEDSWWSRGYPHLAKRPIAYFSAEFALHNSLPIYAGGLGVLAGDLCKEASDLGLPLVGVGFMYPQGYFHQQISSGGWQEEVYEQLNWQQAPIEPALSSDGKPCILPVPLGNRSVHVAVWLVRVGRVKLYLLDTDLEENSSWDRELSARLYGGDRSTRVQQEIILGIGGVRALRALGQDPVVWHLNEGHAAFVVLERAREIVERGESFDKALEQVRGTTVFTTHTPVAAGHDVYPIETVEANLKICWGALDKYREDFLKLGTYNNGSGSMFNMTALALRGAGAVNGVSRVHGRVTRDMWAPVWPGTAESDRPVEVVTNGVHVSTWIAPDMAKLFDRHLGAAWRGGHDEPALWDGILAIPDEELWNIRQQLRSYLIAFIRERTRQLWMEERVSATRVVAAGTLLDPTALTIGFARRSTEYKRPELIFHDPKRLTRILFALRKPVQIVFAGKAHPADDRGKYSLQRLYKRAADPSFGGRIAFIEDYDVHVAHFLVQGCDVWLNTPRRPFEASGTSGMKASINGVLHLSTGDGWWVEGYTGANGWLIDGGLPDGDPSAVDAAEADALYRLLEEEVVPNFYERDSENIPRRWVRMVKEAIRTVTPHFSARRMLKQYADEMYAPAADRAVAQSS; this is encoded by the coding sequence ATGGAATCGACAACTGGGTTTCCCGTCTTGCCCGAAAGAATCAGCGGCCTCGGCAAGTTGGCGTTCGATCTCTGGTGGACCTGGAATGAGGAAGGTCGCGAGGTATTTCGGCGACTCGACTATCACCTCTGGCGCTTAACCGAGCACAATCCGGTGCGCATGCTGCAGATGGTGCCGCGCGAGCGGCTGGAGCAGGCCGCCGCCGACGCTTCTTTTCTCGCCGTCTACGATTGCGCGATGGAGGCTCTCAAAAGAGCCTTGACGTCCGAAGATTCATGGTGGTCGCGTGGATATCCGCATCTGGCGAAGCGTCCGATCGCTTACTTCTCCGCGGAGTTTGCGCTTCATAATTCGTTGCCGATTTACGCCGGCGGCCTGGGCGTGCTTGCGGGCGATCTCTGCAAGGAAGCGAGCGACCTCGGTCTACCGCTTGTGGGCGTCGGTTTTATGTATCCCCAGGGGTATTTCCATCAGCAAATCTCCTCCGGGGGATGGCAGGAGGAGGTCTACGAGCAGTTGAACTGGCAACAGGCGCCGATCGAACCGGCGCTGTCGTCCGACGGCAAGCCCTGCATCCTTCCGGTGCCGCTCGGCAACCGTTCGGTCCACGTCGCGGTGTGGCTCGTTCGCGTCGGCCGGGTGAAATTATATCTGCTCGACACCGACTTGGAAGAAAACTCTTCGTGGGACCGCGAGCTCTCGGCGCGGCTCTACGGCGGGGACCGAAGCACGCGCGTGCAGCAGGAAATCATCCTCGGCATCGGTGGCGTCCGGGCGCTCCGTGCGTTGGGTCAAGATCCGGTCGTGTGGCACCTCAACGAAGGGCACGCGGCGTTCGTGGTCTTGGAGCGCGCGCGCGAGATCGTGGAGCGCGGGGAGAGCTTCGACAAAGCGTTGGAACAAGTCCGCGGCACGACCGTGTTTACCACGCACACACCGGTCGCCGCCGGCCACGACGTCTATCCGATCGAGACGGTGGAGGCCAATCTAAAGATTTGCTGGGGGGCGCTCGATAAGTATCGCGAGGATTTCTTGAAACTCGGGACGTATAACAACGGCAGCGGGTCGATGTTTAACATGACGGCTCTGGCGCTTCGCGGCGCGGGTGCCGTCAACGGAGTGAGCCGCGTCCACGGGCGAGTGACGCGCGACATGTGGGCGCCGGTCTGGCCCGGGACCGCGGAGAGCGATCGACCCGTGGAAGTGGTGACGAACGGCGTGCATGTGTCTACATGGATCGCGCCTGATATGGCCAAGCTCTTTGATCGCCACTTGGGCGCGGCTTGGCGCGGGGGCCACGATGAACCGGCCCTCTGGGACGGCATCTTGGCGATTCCCGACGAAGAGTTGTGGAATATTCGCCAGCAGCTCCGAAGTTACTTGATCGCCTTCATCCGCGAGCGCACCCGCCAGCTTTGGATGGAAGAGCGAGTGAGCGCAACGCGGGTCGTGGCGGCCGGCACTCTGCTCGATCCGACCGCGCTCACGATCGGCTTCGCCCGCCGCTCCACCGAATACAAGCGGCCCGAGCTTATCTTTCACGATCCCAAGCGGCTGACGCGCATTCTTTTCGCGTTGAGAAAGCCGGTCCAGATCGTGTTTGCCGGCAAGGCCCATCCTGCGGACGATCGCGGCAAGTATTCCTTGCAGCGTCTCTACAAGCGCGCCGCCGATCCGTCGTTCGGCGGTCGCATCGCCTTCATCGAGGACTACGACGTGCACGTCGCGCACTTTCTCGTGCAAGGGTGCGACGTCTGGCTCAACACGCCGCGCCGGCCGTTCGAGGCGAGCGGGACGAGCGGCATGAAGGCGTCGATCAACGGCGTTCTCCATCTGAGCACCGGCGACGGCTGGTGGGTGGAAGGGTACACGGGCGCCAACGGATGGCTCATCGACGGCGGCCTCCCCGACGGCGATCCGTCCGCGGTGGATGCGGCGGAGGCCGACGCGCTCTACCGGTTGTTGGAAGAAGAGGTGGTGCCCAACTTCTATGAACGCGACTCCGAGAATATTCCGCGGCGCTGGGTGCGAATGGTGAAGGAAGCGATCCGCACGGTGACGCCGCACTTCAGCGCCCGCCGCATGCTGAAGCAATACGCGGACGAAATGTACGCGCCGGCGGCCGATCGGGCGGTGGCGCAGTCCTCTTAG